One segment of Rubripirellula amarantea DNA contains the following:
- a CDS encoding PSP1 domain-containing protein: MNEPESVEDADQSAESSTPTQYVVRCGSMRTLGVMDAKESYRYRDEVVVRTERGTEIGTVLCEATPTAIDSMTEPTEGRILRRVSNDDRQQWNHLEALVADDMVKCQAAVDALRLRMELVDVERILGGERMVVYFLADQRVDFRQLVRDLGREFQTRIEMRQIGVRDEAKLLADYGDCGQPICCATFLTKMPPVSMKMAKLQKATLDPAKISGRCGRLKCCLRYEFDTYESLAEELPPAGSLVLTRDGNATVLGQNILARQLSVRMEDKRRILLHVDDIVQVLRHGEERSKSARKKSKRE; encoded by the coding sequence ATGAATGAACCTGAATCCGTTGAAGACGCTGATCAATCAGCAGAAAGTTCGACGCCGACGCAATACGTTGTGCGATGTGGATCAATGCGAACCCTTGGCGTGATGGACGCCAAAGAATCTTACCGCTATCGAGATGAGGTTGTCGTACGTACCGAACGCGGGACAGAAATCGGAACCGTGTTGTGTGAGGCTACGCCCACCGCGATTGATTCGATGACTGAGCCTACCGAGGGCCGAATCTTGCGGCGGGTCAGCAATGATGACCGCCAGCAATGGAATCATCTCGAAGCTTTGGTCGCCGATGATATGGTCAAGTGTCAGGCTGCGGTTGATGCGCTGAGATTGCGGATGGAACTGGTCGACGTGGAACGCATCCTTGGTGGCGAACGGATGGTCGTTTATTTCCTGGCCGATCAAAGAGTCGACTTTCGGCAATTGGTTCGTGACCTAGGGCGAGAATTTCAGACGCGTATCGAAATGCGGCAAATTGGCGTTCGTGACGAAGCCAAGCTGTTAGCCGACTATGGCGATTGCGGCCAGCCGATTTGCTGCGCGACTTTCTTGACCAAGATGCCTCCGGTATCGATGAAGATGGCGAAGTTGCAAAAGGCAACTTTGGATCCTGCTAAGATTTCGGGTCGTTGCGGACGGTTGAAGTGCTGTTTACGTTACGAGTTCGATACCTACGAATCATTGGCCGAGGAATTGCCACCCGCCGGAAGTTTGGTCCTTACCCGTGATGGCAATGCAACGGTATTAGGGCAAAATATATTGGCACGGCAATTGTCGGTGCGGATGGAAGACAAACGGCGTATCCTGCTTCACGTGGACGATATCGTGCAAGTATTGCGTCATGGCGAGGAACGATCCAAGTCCGCTCGAAAAAAGAGCAAACGCGAATAA
- a CDS encoding WD40 repeat domain-containing protein, with protein sequence MLLGATSHVTLAEESSDPGSVTQETVWVTSIAKLGDGDDFVAATASGLLFHPSKVVKFSASDPSERMPLYEHPAAVWCVDGSADAKTVVSVDYRGNLIVYDVETATHRMHELAMERWCQAMMLSPDGSAVIAGNEAGKVMIWDLAEAKVKHEASIGEQSITDMVLSPDQTMLVVTDASGHAHVLSWPSLEPKAKIKFGEEAAWSVAFGRDGQHVYVGSGDRQLYQAELSDGAKPTVFGKGDDWLTNLAVSDSGAIVAGQPNGKVHFFSATSTDTSPASSLASPSGVWAVHWNGENELLVGTRKNGVMQIGQSWNWIPADE encoded by the coding sequence ATGTTGCTTGGAGCCACTAGTCATGTCACGTTGGCTGAGGAAAGCAGTGATCCAGGTTCTGTCACCCAAGAAACCGTTTGGGTGACTTCGATTGCCAAGTTGGGTGACGGTGACGACTTTGTGGCGGCAACCGCCAGCGGTTTGTTGTTCCATCCTTCAAAAGTCGTCAAGTTCTCGGCATCCGATCCGAGTGAAAGAATGCCACTTTATGAACATCCCGCTGCCGTTTGGTGTGTTGATGGATCCGCCGACGCAAAGACGGTCGTCAGCGTTGATTATCGAGGCAACCTAATCGTTTACGATGTTGAAACGGCAACTCATCGCATGCACGAGTTGGCCATGGAACGGTGGTGCCAAGCGATGATGTTAAGTCCGGATGGTTCTGCGGTGATTGCAGGCAATGAAGCTGGCAAGGTGATGATTTGGGATCTCGCCGAAGCGAAGGTGAAGCACGAAGCTTCGATTGGTGAGCAGTCCATTACCGACATGGTTTTGTCGCCGGATCAAACTATGTTGGTTGTCACCGATGCCTCGGGCCACGCTCATGTACTTTCATGGCCAAGTTTAGAACCCAAGGCCAAGATTAAGTTTGGCGAAGAAGCGGCTTGGAGCGTTGCGTTTGGTCGCGATGGACAACACGTCTATGTGGGAAGCGGCGATCGCCAACTCTATCAAGCCGAACTCAGCGACGGAGCGAAACCAACCGTTTTCGGTAAAGGCGATGATTGGTTGACCAACTTGGCCGTGTCGGATTCCGGTGCGATTGTGGCGGGCCAACCCAACGGGAAAGTGCATTTCTTCTCGGCAACCAGCACTGACACGTCACCGGCCTCTTCGTTGGCCTCGCCCAGTGGTGTTTGGGCGGTGCATTGGAACGGAGAGAATGAACTACTGGTGGGAACCAGGAAAAATGGTGTGATGCAGATTGGTCAGTCTTGGAATTGGATACCGGCGGATGAATGA
- a CDS encoding prenyltransferase/squalene oxidase repeat-containing protein yields the protein MRRFILLALCLGMTPVFSMADESATPTVTASSEVKEVTPEQLQAAIDRGIDFLKLRGQGDDGSFSPQTGAAVTALCVKAILENRRKAIDDPAVKKALAYIETKFQTDGGIYEKGSRYRNYETSVAVGALVRANRDDKYDSVLARAEAFLKDIQWDEGEGVETSDTAYGGAGYGSHERPDLSNTSFLLEALKELGNDPDDEAIQKALTFVVRTQNLEGEGNDTEHAGKVGDGGFYYTPAAGGQSQAGTTDSGGLRSYASMTYAGLKSMIYAGLTSDDPRVVAAMKFIRNNYALDSNPGMGQSGLYYYYHTFAKALDAAGIDILDDESGTPHVWRQELARTLLDAQQEDGSWVNSGSDRWMEGDRQLVTAYALLSLSYCDQE from the coding sequence ATGCGACGCTTCATCCTCCTTGCTCTTTGTCTGGGAATGACTCCGGTGTTTTCGATGGCTGACGAGTCAGCAACGCCTACCGTCACTGCTTCTTCGGAAGTCAAAGAAGTGACTCCTGAACAGTTGCAAGCAGCTATCGATCGAGGAATTGATTTTCTGAAACTTCGTGGGCAAGGTGACGATGGTTCATTCAGTCCACAAACTGGTGCTGCTGTCACGGCTCTTTGTGTGAAAGCAATCCTGGAAAACAGACGTAAGGCGATTGATGATCCCGCCGTCAAAAAAGCGTTGGCATATATCGAAACCAAATTCCAAACGGATGGTGGCATTTATGAAAAGGGATCGAGGTATCGCAACTATGAGACATCCGTCGCCGTCGGTGCTCTCGTGCGTGCCAATCGTGACGACAAGTACGACAGTGTGTTAGCTCGTGCCGAAGCGTTCTTGAAAGACATTCAGTGGGATGAAGGCGAAGGGGTGGAAACGTCCGATACCGCATACGGTGGCGCAGGCTATGGTAGTCACGAGCGTCCTGACCTTTCCAATACCTCGTTCCTGCTCGAAGCCTTGAAGGAACTTGGGAATGATCCTGATGATGAGGCGATTCAAAAGGCACTCACCTTTGTGGTGCGAACTCAGAATCTTGAAGGTGAAGGAAACGACACCGAACATGCGGGCAAGGTTGGCGACGGTGGATTCTATTACACGCCTGCGGCAGGTGGTCAAAGCCAAGCGGGTACCACGGATTCGGGCGGACTTCGTAGCTATGCCTCGATGACCTACGCTGGACTGAAGAGCATGATCTATGCTGGCTTGACTTCCGATGATCCGCGAGTTGTCGCCGCAATGAAGTTCATTCGAAACAACTACGCTCTCGACAGTAATCCCGGGATGGGACAATCGGGCTTGTACTACTACTACCACACGTTTGCGAAAGCGCTCGATGCGGCAGGAATTGACATCCTCGATGACGAATCGGGGACTCCACACGTGTGGCGACAAGAACTCGCTCGCACGTTGCTTGACGCCCAGCAGGAAGACGGTTCGTGGGTCAATAGTGGAAGTGATCGTTGGATGGAAGGCGATCGGCAGTTGGTAACCGCGTATGCGTTGCTGTCGCTGTCTTACTGCGATCAAGAATAA
- a CDS encoding sugar phosphate isomerase/epimerase family protein, translating into MARPVTLFTGQWADLPIEEMARMTADFGYDGIELACWGDHFEVDRAIAEYDYCDNKRKLLDDAGLQCHAISAHLAGQAVCDIIDQRHKAILPDYVWGDGDPEGVNERAIEEVKNTARAAQKFGVDVVNGFTGSSIWHLLYSFPPVPPSMIDAGFDQFAERWNPILDVFGECGVRFALEVHPTEIAFDIYTAQRALEAVDHRPEFGFNFDPSHLIWQGVDPVAFIRTFADRIYHVHVKDAIVKLDGSSGILASHLNFGDYRRGWDFRSPGRGGVNFEEIIRALNDIGYDGPLSIEWEDSGMERSFGAREACEFTKKLDFSPSSRAFDAAFDEAND; encoded by the coding sequence ATGGCGCGACCCGTCACCTTGTTCACTGGCCAATGGGCCGACCTTCCTATCGAAGAGATGGCCCGCATGACCGCCGACTTCGGTTATGACGGCATTGAACTGGCTTGCTGGGGTGACCACTTCGAGGTTGACCGTGCCATCGCAGAATACGATTACTGCGACAACAAACGCAAGTTGCTCGACGATGCCGGTTTGCAGTGCCATGCCATTAGTGCTCACTTGGCCGGCCAAGCCGTCTGCGACATCATCGATCAACGCCATAAGGCAATTTTGCCCGATTATGTTTGGGGCGATGGCGATCCCGAGGGCGTCAACGAACGTGCCATCGAAGAAGTTAAGAACACAGCGCGCGCGGCTCAAAAGTTCGGCGTCGATGTCGTCAACGGCTTCACCGGCAGCAGTATTTGGCACCTTCTTTACTCCTTTCCGCCCGTCCCACCGTCGATGATTGACGCCGGCTTCGATCAATTCGCCGAGCGTTGGAATCCGATTCTCGATGTCTTTGGTGAATGCGGAGTTCGATTTGCTTTAGAAGTGCACCCTACGGAAATCGCATTCGATATCTACACGGCCCAGCGTGCACTGGAAGCCGTTGATCATCGTCCCGAGTTTGGATTCAACTTTGACCCCAGCCACCTTATTTGGCAGGGAGTTGATCCTGTCGCGTTTATCCGAACGTTTGCTGATCGGATCTATCACGTCCACGTCAAAGACGCGATTGTGAAGCTAGATGGGTCTTCGGGCATCCTCGCTAGCCATTTAAACTTCGGTGATTACCGCCGTGGTTGGGACTTCCGAAGTCCTGGACGTGGAGGCGTGAATTTCGAAGAAATCATTCGCGCTCTTAATGACATCGGCTACGACGGACCGTTGTCGATCGAATGGGAAGATAGCGGCATGGAACGATCCTTCGGTGCCCGCGAGGCTTGCGAATTCACGAAGAAGCTCGACTTCTCCCCTAGCTCTCGTGCCTTCGACGCG